The Arachis hypogaea cultivar Tifrunner chromosome 14, arahy.Tifrunner.gnm2.J5K5, whole genome shotgun sequence DNA window AGTTTTGGATTTCCTGCATAAGCAGATGCATCCCTAGTTTGAAGTTGCGTGCCAAGTGGGATTTCTCCGGATAAATCATTGTATGACAAGTCAAGAACACTGAGATCGTCAATCTGAGCAAGCTGTGAAGGAATTGTTCCTGACAAATGATTTCTGGATAGATCAAGAAAATCTATTGACTTCAGTTGTCCAATAGTTGAAGGAATGTGTCCACTAAACAAGTTTCTTGAAAGATTTAAAGAAACCAAGCCAATAAGAGTCATCATCTCAGTTGGTATTTCCCCTGTTAACCTGTTGCTGGAGAAATCAATACTTCTCAACAATCCCAGGGTGCTTCCATATTTTGACATTTTCCCTTTCCATGTCAGTGATGCGCTATCATTATAAACTCCGGAAACTTCAGAGTCAGTACGGCTAAACCCATCGCGATATTCATAATGATAGTCATGAGTAATCGTTGCATTTGATTTTGCTTGAGTGGCCATAGCAGACAGATTACTTATGCATTTAGGTATACTGCCAGACAGAATATTTAAAGAGAGGTCCAAGACACGAAGTTCATCGAGATTGCACATGCTTAATGGAATGTTACCATGAAAGTTATTGGAATGTAAGCTAAGTACAAGTAGCTTTCGAATATTATCTCCAATCCAGCTTGGTATTGTTCCTGACAACTTATTACCTGCAACATCAAAAACTCGTAGTTGTGTGCAATTATGCAAGGATGGTGGTATCTCTCCTGAAAAATGATTGCCTTCAAAGTGTATTGACTGGATATTTCTTAAAGAGCCCAGAGATTTTGGCATATTTCCATAAATCCAAAGTGCCAATGCATTATGAGACAAATCCAAAGTGCCAAGATGGGAAAGTCTTGAGAAATGAGCTTCAGATATCAAACCTGTCAGAAAGTTATTTCCAAGGCTTAACTCAGTTAAGTTGGATAGTTGTCCAATACCTTCATGTATGCTTCCATTTAATCTGTTGTTATCAAGTCGTAACTCTTGCAAAGATTGAAGCTGAGAGAGGTCAGGCACCATCCCCGTAATTTCATTCCATACCAGCTCCAAGAATTTTAAGGGTTTATGAGCACAACGAGAATACTCTCGAATATATTCATGGAACTCCCCTGTCAAGTTGTTGTTGGATAGGTCAAGCCATGCCAAATTACAACTATGAAACAAGGATAGAGGTATTTGGCCTTTGAGCTCATTATTTGCAAGATTTAACTCCTCAAGGGAGTTCAAGTTGTCCCCGAATGTTTCTGGAATGGTTCCTGTTAAACCATTATCATTCATTATGAGAGTAACAAGGTTACGAGTGGAATTCATTAACCAGGGGAATATCAAGGATGCATCCCTTAGAGAGTTGTTAGAGATATCCACAGATGAGAGAGAAGTGGATGCAAGTGATGAAGTGAGCACGGAATCAACAAGATTGCAACCATGCAAGTCTAAATGTTGAAGATGAGAAAGGCTACTCACTTGTTGTTGCCAATTGCTGGCACCACTTAGATTCACCCTAGGAAGTGAAAGATACCTCATGGTTGAAAGCTCAGATAGCCATTGTAAATCTGAACTTAATGACATGGTTTTGTCCCAGTAATGAAGGTCAAGATACTGTAAACGAGAAAGGTTTTTGAATTGACTAGGAATGGTTCCGGTGAATGCATTTGCACTTAGATCAAGATGTTCCAAGGATAAGAGATTTCCAAGTTGGGGTGGCATTGTTTCATTAAGGCTATTATGACTAAGATCCAAATATGTCAAGGATGACATATTTGTGAGTTGAAGAGGAAATCCTCCAACCAGATTATTGGAACTAAGATCAAGATACTCGAGGAAGAGTAGATTTCCCAATTGAGGGGGTATGTTTCCACCAAAGGAACAAGAAAAGAGATCGAGGTGTGTCAAAAATGTTAAAGAGGCAATGAAAGGAGGGATGGATGGAGTGTGAGTAAAGTGATTACCACTAAGGTCCAAATACTTCAAATGATGTAACTCACCCAGTGATGGGCTTATGGATCCACGAGTGTAACCATCACCCTGAAGATGAAGCATGAGAACATGGCCTGTGTGGTTGCTGCACGTGACGCCTTCCCAGTTGCAACAATCCTTCTGCTGCTCCCCATCTCCCCATGAAGACAGCCAATCATCATCATGGGTGAGATTGAAGCCACGTTTGAGAGAAAGCAGAGCTTGCCTTTCACTCTCAATGCACTTCCCACTTGCCACCACCGCTGCACTGCTGGTCCATGCAAGTAGCTGCACCATCAACACCAAATAAACTACACCATTCATCATCATCACTCCAACCACACAATATTTCAAGTTGTTGTATCATATCATATGTGTGTGCTCAACAACCTAAGGCCATATTTCCAATTTATAATAACTGAttcaaattaacaaaataatcaaCGCATATTATACTCACAAAATACATAATGAGGACAGCAAATTCCAGAAAGACTAATTCAaaccaaagatatataataaatccaatattaatataaataacttgTCATGTGTGGCCTAAATGCTTCCACTCACTCAACTTACTCTATACTCATGACTTGAACTATTGACTTAACAAGTTTGATGTACGTTGCATTATATGAGAGCCTCAACAGTCAACACCAAACATATATTCCTACAGTAATGTTTGGGTACGTACaagtgaataataataaatatttttaaaataccatttatatttatatacatactctcaaatatataaatattattcttCAAAAATGATATTCATAAACCAAAATCAGTcattaatgtatttatatataaatacatgtgtgattgaatttatttttaatatgtatttatattttaacatatattttatattaataattgactTTAATAGCTAATAGTATATGCAAAGTATAGTGAATTATTCTTTCCTATATTTTGGGCAAGAAAAATTACCTTCCTTATCCCTTATCCCTTTCAATAGATTGTGCACTTTCGTGAATATTTCAAACTAGGGTAgcaaataaatgaaaaaatttaaaaaattaactctttcaatttttttaataattaaaaaaataaaatataatttttaattttttaatattttttatttttttttacctcacttataaaattaatcgtAAAATATTACATTTTACTGTTTCAATGGTTAAAAAAGATTAAGAAAAATGTTCccaaaaatttgtaattgaagtTGACACAATGATCCTGCATTTTGAACAAATACTCTGACATTTATCTCCACTAATTTTATGTCAATTTTCTCATCTATACATAAGCGCTCAATACTTCTCTAACTCTTACTATACTTtcgtaaaattttaatattttttttaaaaatagtttataaaaactatgtttagtaaatcaaattaattttttttaataaatataaataataataattattatatttaataaaataattttaaaaattaaaaatattatactaaatataaatgtaaaagttaaatttaaaaattaatttatgttaattatattagagtttttaattttgataaatataggtcaattttaaaaaaattcacctTAGAtactttttaaaacatttttatctttaaaaaaactacaagtataaaaaagaaaaagtatgctgtggctaagatCTTCAACCATGAATGGTAAGATATGGTGACAAGATCTTGGCTtcttcataccaaaaatggtagaagtagattcggccagcaaggaagag harbors:
- the LOC112743346 gene encoding receptor-like protein EIX2 gives rise to the protein MMMNGVVYLVLMVQLLAWTSSAAVVASGKCIESERQALLSLKRGFNLTHDDDWLSSWGDGEQQKDCCNWEGVTCSNHTGHVLMLHLQGDGYTRGSISPSLGELHHLKYLDLSGNHFTHTPSIPPFIASLTFLTHLDLFSCSFGGNIPPQLGNLLFLEYLDLSSNNLVGGFPLQLTNMSSLTYLDLSHNSLNETMPPQLGNLLSLEHLDLSANAFTGTIPSQFKNLSRLQYLDLHYWDKTMSLSSDLQWLSELSTMRYLSLPRVNLSGASNWQQQVSSLSHLQHLDLHGCNLVDSVLTSSLASTSLSSVDISNNSLRDASLIFPWLMNSTRNLVTLIMNDNGLTGTIPETFGDNLNSLEELNLANNELKGQIPLSLFHSCNLAWLDLSNNNLTGEFHEYIREYSRCAHKPLKFLELVWNEITGMVPDLSQLQSLQELRLDNNRLNGSIHEGIGQLSNLTELSLGNNFLTGLISEAHFSRLSHLGTLDLSHNALALWIYGNMPKSLGSLRNIQSIHFEGNHFSGEIPPSLHNCTQLRVFDVAGNKLSGTIPSWIGDNIRKLLVLSLHSNNFHGNIPLSMCNLDELRVLDLSLNILSGSIPKCISNLSAMATQAKSNATITHDYHYEYRDGFSRTDSEVSGVYNDSASLTWKGKMSKYGSTLGLLRSIDFSSNRLTGEIPTEMMTLIGLVSLNLSRNLFSGHIPSTIGQLKSIDFLDLSRNHLSGTIPSQLAQIDDLSVLDLSYNDLSGEIPLGTQLQTRDASAYAGNPKLCGAPLNNTCPIHGHQISEHDADGDDEQFVSEGFYIAMAVGFVMSFWGFCFSLILKKSWRYAYFKLLSDVYDTLYVFTAIKVAKFKRIRSQI